One window from the genome of Helicobacter pylori encodes:
- the aroB gene encoding 3-dehydroquinate synthase, which translates to MQEILIPLKEKSYKVFLGELPKIKLKQKALIISDSIVSGLHLSYLLERLKALEVRVCVIESGEKYKNLNSLERILNNAFEMQLNRHSLMIALGGGVISDMVGFASSIYFRGIDFINIPTTLLAQVDASVGGKTGINTPYGKNLIGSFHQPRAVYIDLAFLKTLEKREFQAGVAEIIKMAVCFDKSLVERLETKDLKDCLEEVIFQSVYIKAQVVVQDEKEQNIRAGLNYGHTFGHAIEKETDYERFLHGEAIAIGMRMANDLALSLGMLTLKEYERIENLLKKFDLIFHYKIIDLQKFYERLFLDKKSEDKTIKFILPKGIGAFEVASHIPKETILKVLEKWH; encoded by the coding sequence ATGCAAGAAATTTTAATCCCTTTAAAAGAAAAAAGCTATAAGGTGTTTTTGGGGGAACTGCCCAAAATAAAATTGAAGCAAAAAGCCCTCATCATTAGCGATAGCATCGTATCTGGGTTGCATTTATCGTATTTATTAGAGCGCTTGAAAGCCTTAGAAGTCAGAGTGTGCGTGATAGAGTCCGGAGAAAAATACAAAAACTTGAATTCACTAGAGCGCATTTTAAACAACGCCTTTGAAATGCAATTAAACCGCCATTCTTTAATGATAGCCCTTGGTGGGGGAGTCATAAGCGATATGGTGGGGTTTGCGAGCAGTATTTATTTTAGGGGGATTGATTTTATTAATATCCCTACGACTTTGCTCGCTCAAGTGGATGCGAGCGTGGGGGGGAAAACAGGGATCAATACGCCTTATGGCAAAAACTTAATCGGATCGTTCCACCAGCCTAGAGCGGTTTATATTGATTTAGCTTTTTTAAAAACCCTTGAAAAAAGGGAATTTCAAGCAGGGGTGGCTGAAATCATTAAAATGGCGGTGTGTTTTGATAAAAGCTTGGTAGAAAGATTGGAAACAAAGGATTTAAAAGATTGTTTAGAAGAAGTAATCTTTCAAAGCGTTTATATCAAAGCTCAAGTCGTTGTTCAAGATGAAAAAGAGCAAAATATCAGAGCCGGGTTGAATTACGGGCATACCTTTGGGCATGCGATAGAAAAAGAGACTGATTATGAGCGATTTTTGCATGGCGAAGCGATCGCTATTGGCATGCGCATGGCTAATGATTTAGCCCTTTCTTTAGGCATGCTCACTTTAAAAGAATACGAACGCATAGAAAATTTATTGAAAAAATTTGATTTGATATTCCATTACAAAATCATTGATCTTCAAAAATTTTACGAACGCTTGTTTTTAGACAAAAAAAGCGAGGATAAGACAATCAAATTCATTCTGCCCAAAGGCATTGGAGCGTTTGAGGTTGCCTCTCATATCCCTAAAGAAACGATTTTAAAGGTGTTAGAAAAATGGCATTAA
- the tgt gene encoding tRNA guanosine(34) transglycosylase Tgt, translated as MDFQLQAVDDNARAGLLNLAHSQVTTPVFMPVGTQGCIKSLDATDAQEILGAKLILANTYHMYLRPGEKVVGQLGGLHRFAQFHGSFLTDSGGFQAFSLSDNVKLQEDGIIFKSHIDGSKHLFTPAKVLDIQYSLNSDIMMVLDDLVGLPAPLKRLEESIKRSAKWANLSLEYHKEKNRPNNNLFAIIQGGTHLKMRSLSVGLTHEGFDGYAIGGLAVGESVDEMLETIAHTAPLLPKDKPRYLMGVGTPENILDAISLGVDMFDCVMPTRNARNATLFTHSGKISIKNAPYKLDDTPIEENCTCYACKRYSKAYLHHLFRAKELTYARLASLHNLHFYLELVKNARNAILEKRFLSFKKEFLEKYHSCSH; from the coding sequence ATGGATTTTCAACTCCAAGCTGTTGATGATAACGCGCGAGCTGGTCTTTTAAATTTAGCCCATTCTCAAGTTACAACGCCTGTTTTTATGCCCGTAGGCACGCAAGGCTGCATCAAATCTTTAGACGCTACAGATGCGCAAGAAATTTTAGGCGCTAAACTCATTTTAGCCAACACCTATCACATGTATTTAAGACCGGGCGAGAAAGTGGTTGGACAATTAGGGGGCTTGCATCGTTTCGCTCAATTTCATGGGAGTTTTTTAACCGATAGTGGAGGGTTTCAAGCCTTCAGCTTGAGCGATAATGTCAAATTGCAAGAAGATGGGATTATTTTTAAATCCCATATTGATGGGAGCAAGCATCTATTCACGCCCGCTAAAGTTTTGGACATTCAATATTCTTTGAATAGCGATATTATGATGGTTTTAGACGATTTAGTGGGCTTGCCCGCTCCACTAAAACGCCTTGAAGAATCTATTAAAAGAAGCGCTAAATGGGCGAATCTCAGCCTAGAATACCACAAAGAAAAAAACCGCCCTAACAACAACCTTTTTGCCATTATCCAGGGCGGCACGCATTTGAAAATGCGAAGCCTTAGCGTGGGATTAACGCATGAGGGTTTTGATGGTTATGCTATAGGCGGTTTAGCGGTGGGGGAAAGCGTAGATGAAATGCTAGAAACGATCGCGCACACCGCCCCCTTGCTCCCTAAAGACAAGCCTCGCTACCTAATGGGCGTAGGCACGCCTGAAAACATTTTAGACGCTATCAGTTTAGGGGTGGACATGTTTGATTGCGTGATGCCCACCAGAAACGCCAGAAACGCCACCCTTTTCACGCATTCTGGCAAGATTTCTATCAAAAACGCGCCCTATAAATTGGATGATACCCCTATTGAAGAAAATTGCACCTGTTATGCTTGCAAACGCTATTCTAAAGCCTATTTGCACCATCTCTTTAGGGCTAAAGAACTCACTTACGCTCGTTTGGCCAGTTTGCACAATTTGCATTTTTATTTAGAGCTGGTTAAAAACGCCAGAAACGCCATTTTAGAAAAGCGGTTTTTGAGTTTTAAAAAAGAATTTTTAGAAAAATACCACTCTTGTTCGCATTGA
- a CDS encoding mechanosensitive ion channel family protein, which translates to MALRVLLFFCFLFLQAEDKSQELLSIQKQMALVDKKLAKDDNVWLKKFENYKIYNQIYTEKESVRQELRRLKNKKSKDLLKISTLEHTLKALESQQKMFESYGVNPFKDLIERPNIPNIPNIANPIAIIDGISFIKSMRLKHESLKSNQTALEEVLKLLDQKHQLLNQWHALDKSAKLSDEIYQTQAKRLELQGAQNILKTTIGIFQKDSDEAISIVKSQVKNQLFKLVYVFLAALLSVVFAWILKIISSKYIENNERVYTVNKAINFVNVSVIILIFLFSYLENVTYLVTVLGFASAGLAIAMKDLFMSLLGWFIILIGGSVHVGDRVRIAKGTDIFIGDVLDISMLHITILEDVTFTTYTNNRRAGRIIFVPNNYIFTTMFANYSHFGMKTVWDGVDFCVTFDSDFKKASKIALNIATELSKEYTDITYKQLNKMRDRYSLRSLSVKPRCFLMPENNGIKISVWYQTNSYATMSLRSKIVAEIVEAFLKEENIHIAYTTSKLLKVDADFLGDGFGNKREQK; encoded by the coding sequence ATGGCATTAAGGGTATTGTTATTCTTTTGTTTTTTGTTTTTACAAGCAGAAGATAAAAGCCAAGAGCTATTGTCCATACAAAAACAAATGGCTTTGGTGGATAAAAAACTCGCCAAAGACGATAACGTGTGGTTGAAAAAATTTGAAAACTACAAGATCTACAACCAAATTTATACCGAAAAAGAGAGCGTGAGACAGGAATTAAGGCGTTTAAAAAACAAAAAAAGCAAGGATTTATTAAAGATTAGCACCTTAGAGCACACCCTAAAGGCTTTAGAATCCCAGCAAAAAATGTTTGAAAGCTATGGGGTCAATCCTTTTAAGGACTTGATAGAGCGCCCCAATATCCCCAATATCCCTAATATCGCTAACCCTATTGCGATCATTGATGGCATTTCTTTCATTAAAAGCATGCGTTTAAAGCATGAAAGTCTCAAAAGCAATCAGACTGCTTTAGAAGAAGTTTTAAAGCTTTTAGATCAAAAGCACCAGCTTTTAAATCAGTGGCATGCTTTGGATAAAAGCGCGAAACTAAGCGATGAGATTTATCAAACTCAAGCCAAACGCCTGGAATTGCAAGGGGCTCAAAACATTTTAAAAACCACGATTGGGATTTTCCAAAAAGACAGCGATGAGGCTATAAGCATTGTTAAATCTCAAGTTAAAAACCAGCTTTTTAAATTGGTTTATGTGTTTTTAGCGGCGCTTTTGAGCGTGGTGTTTGCGTGGATTTTAAAAATCATTTCCAGTAAATACATTGAAAATAATGAGCGCGTCTATACCGTGAATAAAGCCATTAACTTCGTGAATGTGAGCGTGATCATTTTAATTTTTCTTTTTTCTTATTTAGAAAATGTTACTTACTTGGTCACGGTTTTAGGCTTTGCGAGTGCGGGTTTAGCGATTGCGATGAAAGATTTGTTCATGAGCTTGCTTGGGTGGTTTATTATTTTGATTGGGGGGAGCGTGCATGTGGGCGATAGGGTGCGTATCGCTAAGGGGACGGATATTTTTATTGGCGATGTGTTGGATATTTCTATGTTGCACATTACGATTTTAGAAGATGTAACCTTTACCACTTATACGAACAACAGGAGAGCGGGCCGGATTATTTTTGTGCCTAATAATTATATTTTCACCACCATGTTCGCTAATTACAGCCATTTTGGGATGAAAACGGTTTGGGATGGCGTGGATTTTTGCGTTACATTTGATTCTGATTTTAAAAAAGCTTCTAAAATTGCGCTCAACATCGCTACAGAATTGTCTAAAGAATACACGGATATTACCTATAAACAGCTCAATAAAATGCGCGACCGGTATTCTTTAAGGAGTTTGAGTGTGAAGCCTCGATGCTTTTTGATGCCTGAAAATAACGGGATAAAAATCTCGGTGTGGTATCAAACCAATTCGTATGCGACCATGTCTTTAAGGAGCAAGATTGTGGCTGAAATCGTTGAAGCTTTTTTGAAAGAAGAAAATATCCATATCGCTTATACGACCAGCAAGTTGCTTAAAGTGGATGCTGATTTTTTAGGCGATGGTTTTGGGAATAAAAGGGAACAAAAATGA
- a CDS encoding COG3400 family protein: MKKIALILDGIVAKNFLDLVLRHYSNHNFYIVVVKDESLIPKNYPSTFAFHCFDATSSFRLLQVLNDEVSDAFLIIQDFKEQRIIHKIIQTHFKRMRVVLSVKKDSEKTLENNEENKDEKLILIDEFEVLANKFISRLPNIPSTPREFGLGKGEIMEIDVPFGSIFAYRHIGSIRQKEYRIVGLYRNDVLLLSTKSLVIQPRDILLVAGNPEILNAVYHQVKSNVGQFPAPFGKSIYLYIDMRLQNRKAMMRDVYQALFLHKHLKSYKLYIQVLHPTSPKFYHKFLALETESIEVNFDFYGKSFIQKLHEDHQKKMGLIVVGRELFLSKKHRKALYKTATPVYKTNTFGLSKTSQSVVVLNESLDINEDMSSVIFDVSMQMDLGLLLYDFDPNKRYKNEIVNHYENLANALNRKIEIFQTDIRNPIMYLNSLRNPILHFMPFEECITHTRFWWFLSTKVEKLAFLNDDNPQIFIPVAE, from the coding sequence TTGAAGAAAATCGCCCTTATTTTAGATGGCATTGTAGCAAAAAATTTTTTAGACTTGGTGCTAAGGCATTATTCTAATCATAATTTTTATATAGTGGTTGTCAAAGATGAGAGCCTTATCCCTAAAAATTATCCGAGCACTTTCGCTTTTCATTGTTTTGATGCGACTTCTAGTTTCAGGCTTTTGCAAGTGTTAAACGATGAGGTGAGCGATGCGTTTTTAATCATACAAGATTTTAAAGAACAGCGCATCATTCATAAAATCATTCAAACCCATTTCAAACGCATGCGCGTGGTTTTGAGCGTGAAAAAAGATAGCGAAAAAACCTTAGAAAACAATGAAGAAAATAAAGATGAAAAGCTTATTTTGATTGATGAATTTGAAGTTTTAGCCAATAAATTCATTTCTCGTTTGCCCAATATCCCTAGCACCCCTAGAGAGTTTGGGTTAGGCAAGGGCGAGATCATGGAGATTGATGTGCCTTTTGGGAGCATTTTTGCTTACAGACACATTGGCTCTATCAGGCAAAAAGAATACAGGATTGTAGGGCTTTATCGCAACGATGTTTTGTTGCTCTCCACTAAATCTTTGGTTATCCAGCCACGAGACATTCTTTTAGTGGCGGGTAATCCTGAAATTTTAAACGCGGTGTATCATCAAGTCAAAAGCAACGTGGGGCAGTTCCCAGCCCCCTTTGGTAAGAGCATTTATTTATACATTGATATGCGTTTGCAGAACAGAAAAGCGATGATGCGCGATGTGTATCAAGCCTTGTTTTTGCACAAACATTTAAAGAGCTACAAGCTCTACATTCAGGTTTTACACCCCACTAGCCCTAAGTTTTACCATAAATTTTTAGCGCTAGAAACCGAAAGCATTGAAGTGAATTTTGATTTTTATGGGAAAAGTTTTATCCAAAAACTTCATGAAGACCACCAGAAAAAAATGGGCCTGATCGTGGTAGGCAGAGAGCTTTTTTTATCTAAAAAACACCGAAAAGCCTTGTATAAAACAGCCACTCCGGTTTATAAAACCAACACTTTTGGCTTGTCTAAAACCTCTCAAAGCGTGGTGGTGTTGAATGAAAGCTTGGATATTAATGAGGACATGTCTTCAGTGATCTTTGATGTGTCTATGCAAATGGATTTGGGCTTGTTGCTCTATGATTTTGACCCTAACAAGCGCTATAAAAACGAGATTGTTAATCATTATGAAAATTTAGCCAACGCACTCAACCGCAAGATTGAGATTTTCCAAACCGATATTAGAAATCCTATCATGTATCTCAATTCTTTAAGAAATCCCATTTTGCATTTCATGCCTTTTGAAGAGTGCATCACGCACACGCGCTTTTGGTGGTTTTTATCCACTAAAGTGGAAAAATTAGCGTTTTTAAACGATGATAACCCTCAAATTTTTATCCCTGTAGCGGAGTGA